TAGCTCTCTCCGTCATCACCGGAAAGCCCGTTAAAGTCGTCAAGATTCGCGCTAACAGGCCAAACCCCGGTCTAAGACCGCAGCACCTCCACGGAATTCTGGCCCTGAAGGAGCTGAGCGGCGCGAGGGTTAAGGGTGCTCAGGTTGGCTCGACCCTTCTTGAGTTCGTCCCTGGGGAGGCAAAGCCCCGGCGTATTCGTGTACCCATAAAGACCGCCGGGAGCGTAACCCTCGTTCTCCAGGCACTGCTGCCGGCGATGGCATTCATCGGTGGAAGCTTTGAGATAACCGGCGGAACCGACGTCCCCTGGAGCCCGCCGGTCGATTACCTGAAGAACGTAACGCTCTACGCCCTTGGGAAGATGGGGATTAAGGCCGGGATGGACCTCAAGAGGCGCGGCCACTACCCGAAGGGCGGCGGGCTGGTCACCGGAAGGGTCGAGCCCTGGGAGGAGAGGAAACCCCTGAAGGCCGTCGAGTGGGGTAGGATAGAGCGCTTCGCCGGGATAAGCCATGCCACCAATCTACCCCCCCACGTCGCCGAGAGACAGGCGAGGGTTGCCGGGGGAAGGCTCGGGGAGCTTTACAGCGTCCCAGTCGAGATAGAGACAGAGGTATCGCGCTCACTTGGGCCGGGAAGCGGTATCGTCCTCTGGGCGGAAACCGATTCGCTGAGGCTCGGTGGCGATGCCCTCGGAAGGCGCGGTAAACCTGCCGAAGTTGTCGGCAGGGAAGCCGCCGATGAGCTTCTCGACCAGCTGACCGGCGGAAAAGCGGTTGACAGGTTCCTCGGCGACCAGCTGATACCGTTCCTGGCCTTCGCCGGCGGCGAGATGGGGGTTGCAGAGGTCACCAGCCACCTCGTCACAAACGTCTGGGTTGTGGAGCAGTTTCTGGGCAAGATCTTCGAGGTGGAGGGAGAAATCGGTGAACCCGGAATTGTGAGGGTGGTGAAGCGGGCGGAGGTTTAACGCCAGCGTTGCGTGGCGAAGCGGTTAAATACAACCTCTTCCAAATCATCATCGGGTGCGGAAATGGAAGGCATTGAGTACATATATGACGAACACGGACGGATCAGGGGTGTTATCATCCCCCCGGAGCTGTGGGAGAAATTAAAGGGTGAACTCTTTGAGCCGTCGAGGTACAGGGGCATATACCGGGGTAAGAGAGAGATAGAGAAGAGCCTGAAGGAGCTGAGGGACGAATGGGAGAGGGGTTTCTAATTGACACGAACATTCTCATCTACTACCTCGCCGATGAGATACCCCCAGAGGAGCTTCCAAAAGTCGAGGACATCCTGAGAAGCAGTTTCAACGTCTCGATAATCACGAAAATCGAGTTTTTGGGGTGGAGGGGACATACCCCCGAAGGTTTTGAGAAGTCTAGGGAGTTCATCGGCTTTGCCCATGTTATACCCCTGACCGACGAGATAGCAGAGCTGGCGATTGAACTCAGGCGGAGAGGCAGAATAAAGCTCCCGGATGCTGTGATAGTGGCCACTGCCCTCCACCATGATTTAACACTCGTGACGAGGAACGTCAAGGACTTTGAAGGGATCGAAGGCCTCAGAATCTACAACCCCTTCGAAAAGGTCGATGCAAAGGATTAGCTCCCCTTCGCCTTCTTCATGCCGATTTCGACGCCTTTGGCGATGCTTTTTGGGGAGTTCCTTGTATCTTTCCCTGTAGCTTTTTCAAGATGTAGAGGCCGTAGAGTGTGAGTTCAGCTGACATAATTGAAAAAGCAAAGAACATAAACCCCGTAAATTCTGAAGAGACTTCGAGATCACTACAGATCCATTTCCCTCCCCCCGGAGGGTATAATACTGGGCGAAGCGGTTAAATACCGTGAGGCCAACATTAATCCGGTGGGATAATGGGAAAGAAGATAGTGGTTGAGCTTCCCTCAATGGTCAAGATACCCGATGAGGAGGTAGAGATGAGGGTCAAGATCGAGCTTGCGCTCCGTTTGTACGAGAGGGGCATACTGTCCTTCGGACAGGCTAGGAAGCTTGCCGGAGTGAGCAAGTGGGAGTTCATCGAACTCCTTGAGAAGGAGGGAAGAGGAATACCTTACGATGAAGAAGAGCTTGAAAGCGACCTCAAGGTTCTGGAGGAGCTCTCATGAGGGTTGCCGTGAACTCCTCGCCGCTGATATTCCTCGCCAAGCTTGGACTCCTTGATGTGCTTGGGAAACTCTTCGATGAGGTTTACGTAACCGACGCCGTTTACTGGGAGACCGTTGTCGAGGGCGCGGGGCGGGAAGAGGCGATATTGATTGAGAAGGCAGATTTCCTCAGGAGAGCCTCTGTGGAGAACCAGCACCTCGTAAAGTTCCTTCTGGAGCTGATAGACTATGGGGAGGCCGAGACGATAGCGCTGGCCATCGAGAGGAAACTCGATCTGGTCGTCCTGGACGATAAGGATGCCCGAAAGGTTGCGAGGGGCTTTGGCCTGAGGGTTACGGGGACGCTCGGAATTCTGCTCCTGGCGAAGAGACGGGGCCTGATTTCTGAAGTCGCCCCCTACATCGAGACGCTCAAAAAGCATGGCTTCAGGATCTCTGATGAAGTTGTCAAAAAGATACTGGAGAGCGCTGGAGAGAATTGGCACTGAAAATAGGGCTAAACAGAATTTTGATGACCTACTCCTCCATCTCCACCCCGTAGACCTTCCTCGGGTTCTCCACGTGGATCTTGTAAACGTCCTCCTCTGTGAATAAGCCGTTCTGAAGGAATGCCTTCGTTCTCTTCGGCACGGTCTTCGGCCCGAGAACAGCCCCGGGACGGCGCTTGTCGTCTATGTAGTCGGTCTCCATCATGAAGCGGTTGCCCTGCTCTATTGCCGCTTTGATGTTCTTCCTGCTCGCGATGATGCTCGGGAAGACTCCGACCTTCTCGGCCACCTTCACGAGGGGCGGCGAGAAGTGTTTGACGACCTTATACGGCTTTATTCCAACTTCCCTCACGTACTTCCCAAGCTCCCTGAACTTCTCCTCGTCGAAGCTCTCCGTGTGGAGCTGGACCGCGCAGTCGGCTTCCTTGGCAAGGCTCATCCCGTACTTCATCAGCTCGATGCTCGCCCCCCAGATTTCCTCGCTTACCTCGTAGTGGGGCCTGCCTATCTCGCCTATGGCTATGGCCTTTCCCTCCATGCACAGCCTCTGGGCGTATTCGAGTGCCTTCATGACCTCGTTTTTGGCGTATTCAAGACCCTTCTGCTCTGCCAGGTAGACAAACTCCGCGGGGTGTACGCCAACGACGGCATAGGCTTTAACCGGCGTTTCTCGGTTGATTCTCTCGACGAGCCCGATGTGGAAGTCCATCGCCTTCATGAAGTCCTCTGTCCTCAGCCCTGGAAAGCCGTAGTCGTGGGCCGTCTTGTAGACAACCACCAGGTGGGTTCCTCCTGCCCTGTGGAACTGCTTCACTGCCTCAAGGAAGAGCCCCTTGTAGGGGTCAACGTGGAAGTGGTCGTCCCAGATTATCATGCCATCACCTCACGACTGGTAAACTTCTATGATTTCACCCTCTTTGACCTTCAGCGTTCCCTCGAGAACCAGGGCCGCTTCGTCGTGCTCCACGACGAAATCTACCTTCCTGTTCTGGAGGTGTATCTCCCTCACGAGCGCTATTCCCCCACCCTTGAGCTTGTAGCCTGGGTATATGACGCCCTCAAGCACAACGCCGCCCAGAACCTGCTTTCCGAGGACGTATGTTACCCCAACCACCTGGAACCTGCCCGCGGGCTTTCGGGAGGCGATCTGAACGTCTCCCCTGTTTCTGGCCCTGCCGAACAGCCGGTCCAATATTCCCATGCTCTCACCTTGCACTCCCGTCCAGGTATGCTATCATGTCGCCGTCGACTATCTGGAGGGTAGGCCCCTTGACGAAGACGAGGGCGTGCCGCCTGTTCCGCAGCTGAATCCTTACGACGGTTGTGGCTATCTCCTCCAGCTCCGGTATCGGGTTGGTTCTGAGGGCGGAAACCACACTTCTGTTCAGTATGTAGAACGAGACATGGCTCTCGTCCCCAAGCCGCTCCTTTATGGCTCCGGTCATCATGTAGAACTCGCGTTTGCTTTCAAAGAATGCGAACAGCCTTTCTATGCCGAGGGTTATGTGTATGTATCTCTCACTGGGGGCGGCTTTTTTGAGGGCCGCTCTGTGCCGGCTTAGATACCTGGCGGCGTCGCTCTCTATGCCTATCCTCGCCACGACGTTTCCGATGCTCTTGACCCCGCCTGTTTTTATGACGCTGACGTCTGTAAAATCCTCGTCTATTCCAAGGAACCGGAGATGTTCCCTGACTACGTGAAGTGAGTCCAGGATGTCGTCCACGTAAACGGGTACCCCCTTCTTTCTTCCGTACTCTGCTATCAGACGGGTCATCAGAGCGGTCCCGTAGGGGGATTCGTTCTCCACCAGAATCACATCGCCGAAAAAGACGCTGTCCAGGTACTCATGGACCCTTTCCGTGGAAAGCATCGAGCATCACCTCCAGGCTCACCTCGTACTCCCTCCCCAGGAGTTCCCTCACCGGTGTCTTCAGGAAGGTGACCTTTGCACTGACCGGGGTGGGGGTTATCTCCACAACGGTGCTCGCTATGTACTCCAGTTCCGGCAGGGGGTTGAACTCCAGGGTTGAGGCCACCTCCGTGTTCATCAGGTACGCCGCCTTTCTCTTTGTGTTTCCGAGCATCTTCTGAAGTTCAGTTATGAACAGATAGTACTCCCTGGGGCTGTTGATGAAGGCAAAGAGCCTTTCCAGGCCGAGGACAATGTTTATGGAGTCGTTAATTTCGGCGAGTGCGTTTTTCATGGTCTCTTCGTACTTTTTTATGTAAACAAGCGGCTCCGAGCTGAACTCCACACTGGCTATTACGTTTCCAACGTTTATCCTGCCGCCCGATTTCACGACGAGTGCATCGTTGAAATCCTCCTCGATTCCCCAGAACCTGAGGTGCTTCTGGATCACATGGAGGGAATCAAAATTATCGTCTATGACTATCGGGACGTCCCTCTTCCTCCCATACTCCATCAGCAAAAGAACGAGGAACTCGGGTGCGTAGGATGGATGGTACTTCACGAGAACGCTCTCCCCTGACTGTACCATATCAACTATTCTGAAAAGCTCCTCGAGCTGCTCCATAGTTCTCACCGTTCAGAGTTTTACCATGGGATGATATAAACATTTTGGGAGAATCTGAGGTTTGTGCACTGGATTTGAGGTTTTAGACTAAATTAAAATAAAAAACAACGCTTCAGAGCTTCACCAGGTGCACTGAGCAGGAGATGCACGGGTCGAATGCCCTGACGGTCTCCTCGAGTCTCTGTATCATGGCCATCTCGTCAGCCTCGCCGTAGAGCTCCCTTGCCTCTTCCAGCAGGCTGGCCTCCATCATCGCGTGGTTCAGCGCGGTTGGGGTTATTATGTTAGAGTAAGCGACCTTGCCGTTGCCGTCTATCCTGTAGTGGTGTATCAGAACTCCCCTCGGCGCCTCCACGTAGCCTATTCCCTCACCCTCCCTGGCTTCAACAGGGACGTTCTCCCCTTTGATGCCCCTATCCAGAAGAACCTTGGCTATCTCGTTTGCCCTCTCAAGGGAGTAAACCAGCTCTATCGCCTGGGCGAGGTTGTTGTAGCTCACGTACCCTGTGGCAAGCTTGTCTCTGTGCTCCTCGAAGAGCCTCTTTGCCGTGGGAGTCAGCATGTCCGCCTTGAGGAGGAGTCTTGGGAGGGCGCCAACGAAAAATGGTTCCCCCTTATAGCGGCTCTGCTTTGCGAAGCTGTACACGAGGGAGCGCTCCTCTATCCGCTCGGTGTAGTGGAACTGTTCTCCCTCCTCCGATACCAGCTTTTCGCCCCAGAGGTAACCGTCGGTGGCGACGAAGTGTTCCGCCCGTGCGCCGTACGGGTCCAGCTGGGCGAAGAGCCTTACCGCCCTCCTGGCCAGCCTGAGGAGTGCCTCACTTTCCTTCTCCACCCTCTCAAGCTCTTCCACGGAGGGATACCTGCCGAAGCCGCCTGGCTTGACGTTTATACCGTGTATCTCCCGGCCGCCTACCAGCACCCTTATCCTGTTGCCGAAGGACTTGAGGGCCAGGCCTTCCTTCACAAGCTCGCCGTGTTTGGTCGCCATCCGTATAGCATCGGGATACCCAAAGACGTCGGGGGCAACGAGGAGGTATAGGTGCAGTGCGTGGCTTTCCAGCAGTTCGCCGATGAGTCCGAGCTCCCTGATGAGCTGAATCTCCTCCGGAACCTCCACGCCGAAGGCCCTCTCAATGCCCAGAACCGAGGCGACGCTGTGGGAGAGGTAGCAGATGGCACATATCCTCGCTTCGAGATCGGGCACGTCGTAGTAATGCCTGCCAAGGGTTAGAAGCTCGAAGAACCTCGGTCCCTCGATGATCTTAAGCCTGACGTCCTTTACCTCCCCGTCCTCTATGACGATCTCCGCCTTGCCGTTGCCCTCAACCCTCGTAAACTCGTGGAGTTCTATTATCATGGCTCCCACCTCGCGAAGGTCTTGAACTTCCTTATGATGTATTCGTCATCGTAGCCGAGCTCCCTGAGTACCTCGTATTCGCCCGCGGGGTTCACTTCTCCGGGCAGCGGACCGCGGCAGCCGATGCATCCCAGACCCGAGCGCACGCAGACCGCGTTGCAGCCGCCGTAGGTTATCGGGCCGAGGCAGGGGAGGCCCTTCTTCACCAGCACGCACTCGTATTCATTGAGCTTGCACTCGAGGCAGACGGGGTAGTCCTTCCTGACGGGCTCGATGCCCTTGGCGATGTCCAGGAGCACCTGATAGACCTCGTTCTTGTCGTAAGGACAGCCTGGGAGCGCGAAATCAACTGCCACATACTCCACCACCGGCTTTGAATCGAGGGCACGCATCGGATTGCCTTCATCTCCGTAAACGGCCTTCAGCTTTTCTCTGATTGGCAGCTCAACGCTGGCCTGAACCGAGCCGTGGGTTGCGCAGGTTCCGAGTGCTATCAGGTAATCGGAGTGGTTCCTCGCCTCCTTGAGCAGGTTCAGGTCGCGCTGGGTCGAGACTGTTCCGGTAACGAGGGCGACGTCGTAGTGGTTTCCCTCGCTCAGACTGGTTGCCATGTGGAACTCGGTTATCTCGTAGAACTCAAGGAGGTCGAAGAGCCTCTCGTAGAGGAAGAGCATGTTCAGGGCACAGCCACCGCAGTCGGTAAGCTCGAAAACCCCCAGCTTGAGCTTGTCCATCATATCAACCCCCTCGTGGAGAGAGCGTCCCAGTAGGTGAAGACCGGGCCGTCCTGGCAGATGTACTTCATGGAGACACTTGTTCCGACGACGCAGTGGCCGCATTTGCCGACTCCGCAGCGCATGCGCCTTTCAAGGGTCATGTAAATCCTGCCCGGTGAGAGCTTCCTGTCCAGGAGCTCCTTTATGACGAACTTGTACATGACCGGCGGGCCGCAGATGAGGGCGTATGCCCTGTTAACGTCAAACTCCTCTCCCCTGAAGAGGTCGGTAACGACGCCTCTGCAGACCCTGTCCGAGAACCCCTGCTCTAGGTAGATGCACGATGGGCTTTCGACCTCGTAGGCCAGCTTTACCGAGCAGTTCATGGCCTCACCGTGCTTGAGGAGGTGAATTATCTCGTCGCGGAAGAGTATGTCCTCGTAGGCCTTGGTTCCGTAGAGCAGCCAGACGTTCTCGTATTTGCCGGTGTCGATGGCGTACCAGAGCACCGAGCGGAGGGGAGCCATTCCAAGGCCACCTGCTACAAGAATCAGGTTCGAGCCCTCCATCTTTTCCATCGGGAAGCCGTTGCCGTAGGGCCCGCGGATTCCTACTACGTCCCCTTCTTTCATTTTGTGAACGAACTTGGTCATTCTGCCGACCTTTCTGATGCAGAGCTGGAGGTAGCCCCTCCTCGTGGGTGAAGAGCAGATGCTTATCGGGAACTCTCCGAAGCCGCGGATATCGACTATGACGAACTGCCCGGGCCTGAAGTCGAACTTGGCCTCGACCTCTGGGTCGAGGAAGCGCAGGGTGAAGAGTTTCTCCCTCGATGTTAAGTCCTTCACTTCGAGAATCCTTGCGTCGTACGTCTGGTACGGGTTCTCGCTCATTTCAGGGACCCCCTAACCTCCTCAAGAACTTTAACGTGCTCTATCTTCGCCGGGCAGAACTCGTCGCAGCGGCCGCAGCCGACGCAGTTGTAGCCCGAGGAGGGGTCAAAGTAGCTCTTGCAGTAGTAGCGGTGCCTGAAGCGGTCCAACCGCGTGGGCCTGAAGTTGTAGTTGCCCGCAACGAGCCCGTGGTTCTCCATGAAGCAGGAGTCGTAGCGTCTCTCGCGCACCGAGCTGTAGGCGTCCATCCAGCGGTCGCAGACCTCGTAGCAGCGGCAGGTCGGACAGACGAGGTTGCAGTTGCCGCAGGCGAGACATATTTCGGCGTACTTTTTCCACACCGGGCTGTTGTATGCCAAATCGAGCATGTCGGCGAGGCCCTCCTGCGGGACTTCCTTCTGGAAGGCCTTTGCACGTTTTTCTTCGAACTCCTTGAAGTTGGCGAGGTCTTCGTCGGTCACCTCCTCGAACAGCTCGCCGTTCTCCCAGACTATCTCGTGGCCGCGGACGCTTCCGATTCTGACCAGCCAGCCGTCGGGAAGCTCGTGGAGAAACAGGTCGAAGCCGTCCATTGCGAAGTGTGTCCCGAGGCTCTTGCAGAAGCAGTACTCGTCGGGCATACAGCTTATTCCTATTATTAAAGTCTTCTCGCGCCTGCTCTTGTAGTACGGATCGGCCGGCTCGTCGAGGTATACCCTGTCGAGTATCTTAAGACCGTGAATGTCACAGGAGTGGAGCCCGAAGAGAACCGTCGGTTCCGCTTCAAGGTTTTCTTCCCAGTGGCCGTTCTTCAGCCTGAGAATAGCCTCTTTGGGTCTGAAGAAAAACTTCTTCGGCGGAAGCATGGTTCTGTTGTAATCCAGGGCTATCTCCGCCGGGTCGTGCACTTCCTGGAAAGAATAGATGCCCCCTCTTTTGACCGGGGCATAAACACTGCCCCAGGCCTCAAGGGACTTGAAGAACTTCCCAAAGTTTTCGGAGGGCAGTTTTATATATCTCAAGGGCATCACCGCCTTAAATGGGATTACATTTTTAAGTTTGTAAAGAATTGATTTAAGAATTTTTCAAACGAATGGTTACCAACCAGATGTTACAAACTTGTACTTTAGTGCACGCTTATAAACATTAAAGTTGAGACTCTTTTGAGAAAATCCCGTGGTGATGCGAGATGGAAGCCTCGTTCGATTACATGCGCTCTTATCCGCCGGAACCGAGTTCCCTAATCCCTCTTCTCCAGAGAACCCAGGAGCGCTTTGGCTACCTTCCCAGGGAGGCCCTTGAAGAGATTGCGAACTACCTCGGGATTCCCCTCAGCAGGGTCTACGGGGTCGCGACTTTCTACGCCCAGTTCCGCTTCGAGCCCCTCGGGAAGTACGTCGTCAAGATCTGCCACGGAACTGCCTGTCACGTCAACGGTGCCGTCAACATAGCGCAGGCCATAACCGAGGAGCTCGGGATTGAGGAGGGTCAGACGACCGAGGACGGCCTTGTAACGCTGGAGCGCGTCGCCTGCCTCGGCTGCTGCAGCCTTGCCCCGGTGATAATGATAAACGAGAAGGTCTTCGGCAAGCTGAACCCTGACAAGGTGAGGAAGCTGATGAGAAAGCTCAGGGAGGGGAAGCTCGATGTCTGAAATCAAGGCCATAGCGGTCGGCATGAACTCCTGCGGTATAGCGGCTGGAGCCAAAGAGACGTACGAGGCGATAAAGGCCGAGCTTGAGAGGAGAAACCTTGATGTGAAGCTCAAGATAGTCGGCTGCGTTGGCATGTGCTACCGCGAGCCTCTCGTGGACATCATCACCGAGGACGAGATAATCACCTACGGCCACGTCGACCCGAAGAAGGTTCCGAGGATTATAGAGGAGCACGTCATTAATGGAAAACCCGTAGAGGAGTGGGTGGTCAAGCGCGACTGGTGGGAGAACGGGGAAAGAAAGACGTGGGACGTTGACGGCTACTTTGCCAAGCAGAAGAAGATAGTGCTCGAGAATTCGGGATACATTGACCCCGAGAACATCGATGAGTACATAGCTGCTGGCGGCTACGAGGCCCTCAAAAAGGCCCTCAAGATGGAGCCCGAGGAGATCATCGACGTAATCATGAAGTCAGGCCTGAGGGGAAGGGGCGGAGCGGGCTTCCCGACGGGGCTGAAGTGGAAGTTCGCCCGCGAGGCTAAGGGCGACGTCAAGTACATCGTCTGCAACGCCGACGAAGGTGATCCTGGAGCCTTCATGGACAGGAACGTCCTTGAGGGCGACCCGCACAGGGTAATAGAGGGCATGATAATCGGCGCCTACGCGATTGGAGCAACCAAGGGCTTCATCTACGTTCGCGCCGAGTACCCGCTCGCGATAAGGAGATTGAAGATAGCGCTGAAGCAGGCGCGCGAGATGGGATTCCTCGGCGAGAACATCCTTGGCTCGGGGTTCTCCTTCGACATCGTCATCAAGGAAGGTGCCGGGGCCTTTGTCTGCGGTGAGGAAACCGCTCTGATAGCCTCGATAGAGGGCAGGCGCGGAATGCCGAGGCCGAGGCCGCCGTACCCGGCTCAAAAAGGCCTCTGGGGCAAGCCCACGAACATCAACAACGTCGAGACGTGGGCAAACGTGCCGTGGATAATAAAGCACGGCTGGGAGGCCTACGCCTCAATCGGAACGGAGAAGAGCAAAGGAACGAAGGTTTTCGCCCTCTCCGGCAAGATAAAGCACGGCGGAAACGTCGAGGTTCCGATGGGCATGACCCTGAGGGAGATACTCTACGATATCGGCGGCGGGACGAAGACCGGTAAAAGAATAAAGGCCGTCCAGCTCGGCGGTCCTTCAGGTGGCTGTATCCCGGAGTACCTCTTTGACACTCCCGTTGATTACGAGAGCGTCAACGCAACCGGTGCAATAATGGGAAGCGGCGGAATGGTCGTCATGGACGAGGACACCTGTATGGTCGATGTCGCCAAGTTCTTCCTGGACTTTACCGTGAAAGAGTCCTGCGGGAAGTGCACCTTCTGCCGCCTCGGAACAAAGAGGATGTGGGAGATTCTGGACAAGTTCACCCAGGGCAAGGCCACCGAGGAAGACCTTGAGAAGCTCGAAAGGCTCGCCTACCAGGTCAAGGCCGGCTCTCTCTGTGGTCTCGGCCAGACCGCCCCGAACCCGGTTCTCACGACAATCCGCTACTTCAGGGACGAGTACATGGCCCACATCGAAGGAAAATGCCCGGCCAAGGTCTGCAAGCCACTCATAAGGTACGTTATAATCGCCGACAGGTGCACCGGCTGTACGGCATGTGCGATCTTCTGCCCGGTGAAGGCGATAAGCGGCGAGAGGCTCAAGCCCCACGTCATCAACCAGGACGAGTGCATCAAGTGCGGGACCTGCTACGAGGTGTGCCGGTTCAACGCCATCGAGATAGTCGATGCGGGGGGTGAGTGAGATGGTCAAAATCATAGTCAACGGTAAAGAGCTTGAAGCTCCCGAGGGAAAGCCGCTCATAGACTTCCTGCGTGAAATCGGGGAGCACATCCCGGGCTTCTGCTACACGAACGAACTCGACCCCTACGGCTCGTGCAGGCTCTGTCTCGTTTCAACGCCCAGAGGAGTGACAACCTCGTGCACGCTCAAACCAATGGAAGGGCTGAAGATAGAGACCCTCAGCGATGAAGTCGTCTCAATGAGAAAGACCGCGCTGGAGCTCATCCTCTCGGACCACTACGGCGACTGCATCGGCCCATGTCAGGATGGCTGTCCGGCGCACAGCGATGTTCAGGGCTACCTGGCGCTCATAGCGATGGGCAAATACCACGAGGCTGTTAAGCTGATGAAGG
The window above is part of the Thermococcus sp. JdF3 genome. Proteins encoded here:
- the nuoF gene encoding NADH-quinone oxidoreductase subunit NuoF, with protein sequence MSEIKAIAVGMNSCGIAAGAKETYEAIKAELERRNLDVKLKIVGCVGMCYREPLVDIITEDEIITYGHVDPKKVPRIIEEHVINGKPVEEWVVKRDWWENGERKTWDVDGYFAKQKKIVLENSGYIDPENIDEYIAAGGYEALKKALKMEPEEIIDVIMKSGLRGRGGAGFPTGLKWKFAREAKGDVKYIVCNADEGDPGAFMDRNVLEGDPHRVIEGMIIGAYAIGATKGFIYVRAEYPLAIRRLKIALKQAREMGFLGENILGSGFSFDIVIKEGAGAFVCGEETALIASIEGRRGMPRPRPPYPAQKGLWGKPTNINNVETWANVPWIIKHGWEAYASIGTEKSKGTKVFALSGKIKHGGNVEVPMGMTLREILYDIGGGTKTGKRIKAVQLGGPSGGCIPEYLFDTPVDYESVNATGAIMGSGGMVVMDEDTCMVDVAKFFLDFTVKESCGKCTFCRLGTKRMWEILDKFTQGKATEEDLEKLERLAYQVKAGSLCGLGQTAPNPVLTTIRYFRDEYMAHIEGKCPAKVCKPLIRYVIIADRCTGCTACAIFCPVKAISGERLKPHVINQDECIKCGTCYEVCRFNAIEIVDAGGE